The following coding sequences are from one Paenibacillus sp. JDR-2 window:
- a CDS encoding Crp/Fnr family transcriptional regulator, whose translation MGVNNASMEGQEPVLSKESFEKLDSIMYKRAYEKGSCLFWEGDAADKLYFIMKGRVRAVKSTDSGRTLTLYLYQKGDLIGQMDPFPDSVHSFRAEVTEDAKIGVIQRKDLEVLLWQHGDLAVEFMRWMGLMHRLTQTKFRDLMMFGKTGALCSLLIRLSNSYGKPTAEHIFITLKISNSEMADMIGATRESVNRMLSDLKKDDVIAYEDGHLIIKNLRYLRETCCCENCPKEICRM comes from the coding sequence ATGGGAGTAAACAACGCGTCGATGGAAGGGCAGGAGCCCGTATTATCGAAGGAAAGCTTCGAGAAGCTGGACAGCATTATGTACAAACGCGCCTATGAAAAAGGAAGCTGCTTGTTCTGGGAGGGCGATGCGGCGGATAAGCTGTATTTTATTATGAAAGGCCGGGTCCGTGCGGTGAAGTCGACGGACAGCGGCCGTACCTTAACGCTGTATCTGTACCAGAAGGGGGATCTGATCGGTCAGATGGATCCTTTCCCGGACTCGGTTCACAGCTTCAGGGCGGAAGTAACGGAGGATGCGAAGATTGGCGTCATCCAGAGGAAGGATCTCGAGGTGCTCTTGTGGCAGCATGGCGATCTTGCCGTTGAGTTTATGAGATGGATGGGGCTGATGCACCGCCTGACGCAGACGAAATTCCGGGATCTCATGATGTTTGGCAAGACGGGTGCCCTTTGCTCGCTGCTTATTCGCCTTAGCAATTCCTACGGCAAACCTACAGCGGAGCATATCTTTATTACGCTCAAAATCAGCAATTCGGAGATGGCCGATATGATCGGAGCGACGCGCGAAAGCGTGAACCGAATGCTGAGCGATCTCAAGAAGGATGACGTTATCGCTTATGAAGACGGTCATTTGATCATTAAAAATTTGCGGTACCTGCGGGAAACTTGCTGCTGCGAGAATTGCCCGAAGGAGATTTGCCGCATGTAA